A DNA window from Mangifera indica cultivar Alphonso unplaced genomic scaffold, CATAS_Mindica_2.1 Un_0053, whole genome shotgun sequence contains the following coding sequences:
- the LOC123206921 gene encoding SNF1-related protein kinase catalytic subunit alpha KIN10-like, which yields MNMEGSNRGSSSVDLFLANYKLGKTLGIGSFGKVKIAEHALTGHKVAIKILNRRKIKNMEMEEKVRREIKILRLFMHPHIIRLYEVIETPNDIYVVMEYVKSGELFDYIVEKGRLQEDEARVFFQQIISGVEYCHRNMVVHRDLKPENLLLDSKCNVKIADFGLSNIMRDGHFLKTSCGSPNYAAPEVISGKLYAGPEVDVWSCGVILYALLCGTLPFDDENIPNLFKKIKGGIYTLPSHLSPGARDLIPRMLIVDPMKRISIPDIRQHPWFQAHLPRYLAVPPPDTMQQAKKIDEEILKEVVKMGFDQSQVVESLGNRIQNEATVAYYLLLDNRFRVSSGYLGAEFQETMDSGFNRMHPGEVASPVGNRLPAFMDYQGMGLKAQMPFERKWSLGLQSRAHPREIMTEVLKALQQLNVCWKKIGHYNMKCRWISGFPGHHEGMVNNQVHNNHYFGEESTIIENEIKSPSVIKFEVQLYKTREEKYLLDLQRVQGPQLLFLDLCAAFLAQLRVL from the exons AT GAACATGGAGGGATCTAATCGAGGTAGCAGTAGTGTGGATTTGTTTTTAGCAAATTATAAGCTTGGTAAAACTCTAGGAATTGGATCCTTTGGTAAGGTGAAAATTGCGGAGCATGCATTGACCGGCCATAAAGTCGCTATCAAGATACTCAATCGTCGCAAGATCAAGAACatggaaatggaagaaaaag tgagaagagaaataaaaattttgaggcTGTTTATGCATCCTCACATCATACGACTTTATGAAGTCATAGAGACAccaaatgatatttatgttgTGATGGAGTATGTGAAGTCTGGAGAGTTATTTGATTATATCGTTGAGAAGGGCAGGCTACAGGAGGATGAAGCCCGAGTTTTCTTTCAGCAG ATAATATCTGGTGTGGAGTACTGTCACCGAAATATGGTGGTTCATAGAGATCTTAAGCCTGAAAATTTGCTTTTGGATTCCAAGTGCAATGTAAAAATTGCTGATTTTGGCTTGAGCAATATTATGAGAGATGGACATTTTCTGAAGACAAGTTGTGGAAGCCCAAATTATGCTGCCCCTGAG GTCATTTCTGGAAAACTGTATGCTGGGCCTGAAGTAGATGTGTGGAGCTGTGGTGTTATATTGTACGCTCTTCTCTGTGGTACCCTTCCTTTTGATGATGAAAACATTCCCAacctttttaagaaaataaag GGTGGGATATACACACTTCCAAGTCATTTATCTCCAGGTGCAAGAGATTTGATCCCAAGGATGCTTATAGTTGATCCAATGAAGCGAATTTCCATTCCAGATATTCGTCAACATCCATGGTTTCAAGCTCATCTTCCACGTTATTTAGCTGTTCCCCCGCCTGACACTATGCAACAAGCCAAAAAg ATTGATGAGGAGATTCTTAAGGAAGTGGTTAAGATGGGATTCGATCAAAGTCAAGTGGTTGAGTCTCTTGGCAACAGAATACAAAATGAG GCTACTGTTGCGTATTATCTGTTGCTGGATAACCGATTCCGTGTTTCCAGTGGCTATCTTGGAGCTGAGTTTCAAGAAACTATG GATTCTGGTTTCAATCGTATGCATCCTGGTGAAGTTGCTTCGCCTGTTGGGAATCGCCTTCCAGCGTTCATGGATTACCAAGGAATGGGTTTAAAAGCACAGATGCCATTCGAAAGGAAATGGTCTCTTGGACTGCAG TCCCGTGCCCATCCACGGGAAATAATGACTGAAGTTCTCAAAGCTTTGCAACAACTAAATGTGTGCTGGAAGAAGATCGGGCACTACAACATGAAGTGCCGGTGGATTTCTGGCTTTCCTGGTCATCATGAGGGCATGGTTAACAACCAAGTACACAATAATCACTACTTTGGGGAGGAATCCACCATTATTGAGAATGAGATCAAGTCACCAAGTGTAATCAAGTTTGAAGTTCAG CTTTACAAAACTCGCGAGGAGAAATACCTGCTTGATCTTCAGAGGGTTCAAGGTCCACAGTTGCTTTTCCTGGATCTTTGTGCGGCCTTTCTTGCACAACTTCGGGTCCTTTAA